A genome region from Drosophila simulans strain w501 chromosome 2R, Prin_Dsim_3.1, whole genome shotgun sequence includes the following:
- the LOC6739306 gene encoding kynurenine 3-monooxygenase: MSPGIISQEVNGRQEPTEAARDERHGRRRRVAVVGAGLVGSLAALNFARMGNDVDLYEYREDIRQALVVQGRSINLALSQRGRKALAAVGLEQEVLATAIPMRGRMLHDVRGNSSVVLYDPINKQCLYSVGRRQLNEVLLNACDKLPNIRCHFEHKLTSANLREGSMEFRNPAKEAVAAQADLIVGCDGAFSSVRQHLVRLPGFNYSQEYIETGYLELCIPSKSGDFQMPANYLHIWPRNTFMMIALPNQDKSFTVTLSMPFEIFASIQNQNDLLAFFKLHFRDALPLIGEQQLIKDFFKTRPQFLVSIKCRPYHYADKALILGDAAHAMVPYYGQGMNAGMEDVTLLTDILAKQLPLDETLALFTESRWQDAFAICDLAMYNYVEMRDLTKRWTFRLRKWLDTLLFRLFPGWIPLYNSVSFSSMPYRQCIANRKWQDQLLKRISGATILTAIVAGGAIYAQRFI; encoded by the exons ATGAGCCCAGGAATCATCAGCCAGGAGGTGAACGGCCGCCAGGAGCCAACAGAAGCTGCGAGGGACGAGAGACATGGACGAAGGCGCAGGGTGGCGGTTGTCGGAGCAGGACTT GTGGGTTCTCTGGCAGCCTTGAACTTTGCCCGCATGGGCAACGACGTGGATTTGTACGAGTACCGGGAGGATATCCGCCAGGCTCTAGTGGTCCAGGGCAGGAGTATTAACCTGGCTCTATCGCAGCGTGGCCGTAAGGCGCTGGCCGCGGTGGGTCTGGAGCAAGAGGTGCTGGCCACCGCCATACCCATGCGGGGTAGAATGCTCCACGATGTGCGAGGAAACTCCAGTGTGGTGCTATACGATCCCATAAACAAGCAATGCCTGTACTCCGTGGGACGCCGACAGCTGAACGAAGTCCTCTTGAATGCCTGCGATAAGCTGCCCAATATCCGCTGCCACTTCGAGCACAAGCTGACAAGTGCCAATCTGAGAGAGGGATCCATGGAGTTCCGCAATCCCGCCAAGGAAGCCGTAGCTGCCCAAGCTGATCTTATAGTCGGCTGTGATGGGGCCTTCAGTAGTGTGCGCCAGCACTTGGTCCGCTTGCCGGGCTTCAACTACTCCCAGGAGTACATAGAAACGGGCTATCTGGAGCTCTGCATACCCTCGAAATCGGGGGACTTCCAGATGCCTGCCAACTACCTGCACATATGGCCGCGTAACACCTTCATGATGATTGCCCTGCCGAATCAGGATAAGTCCTTCACGGTCACCCTGTCCATGCCCTTTGAGATCTTCGCCAGCATTCAGAATCAAAACGATCTCCTGGCATTCTTTAAGCTGCATTTCCGGGACGCACTGCCGCTGATTGGAGAGCAACAGCTCATAAAGGACTTCTTCAAGACCAGGCCACAGTTCCTGGTGTCCATCAAGTGCAGGCCGTATCACTATGCGGATAAGGCCCTGATCCTGGGCGATGCCGCCCATGCGATGGTTCCGTACTACGGCCAGGGTATGAATGCCGGAATGGAGGATGTCACGCTACTCACCGACATTTTGGCCAAGCAGCTGCCACTGGACGAGACGTTGGCCCTGTTCACCGAATCCCGCTGGCAGGACGCCTTTGCCATTTGCGATCTGGCCATGTACAATTATGTGGAG ATGCGAGACCTGACCAAACGTTGGACCTTCCGGCTCCGGAAATGGCTGGACACACTGCTCTTCCGTCTGTTTCCTGGTTGGATTCCTCTCTATAACAGCGTCTCCTTTTCCAGTATGCCTTATCGACAGTGCATTGCCAACCGGAAGTGGCAGGATCAGCTGCTCAAACGCATTTCCGGCGCCACAATTTTGACCGCTATTGTGGCTGGAGGAGCTATATATGCACAGCGATTTATATAA
- the LOC6739305 gene encoding calcineurin subunit B type 2, whose amino-acid sequence MGNETSLPMEMCSNFDADEIRRLGKRFRKLDLDNSGALSVDEFMSLPELQQNPLVQRVIDIFDADGNGEVDFKEFIQGVSQFSVKGDKLSKLRFAFRIYDMDNDGYISNGELFQVLKMMVGNNLKDTQLQQIVDKTIGFADKDEDGKISFDEFCSVVGNTDIHKKMVVDV is encoded by the exons ATG GGAAATGAAACATCACTGCCCATGGAAATGTGTTCCAATT TCGACGCCGACGAGATCCGGCGGCTGGGCAAACGTTTCCGGAAACTGGACCTGGACAACTCGGGCGCGCTAAGCGTGGACGAGTTCATGTCGCTGCCGGAGCTGCAACAGAATCCGCTGGTGCAGCGCGTGATCGACATTTTCGACGCGGACGGCAACGGCGAGGTGGACTTCAAGGAGTTCATCCAGGGCGTGTCGCAGTTCAGCGTCAAGGGCGACAAGCTGTCCAAGCTGCGCTTCGCCTTCCGCATCTACGACATGGACAACGATGGCTACATTTCCAATGGCGAACTGTTTCAG GTTTTAAAGATGATGGTGGGCAATAATCTGAAGGACACGCAACTGCAGCAGATTGTGGACAAGACGATCGGCTTCGCGGATAAGGATGAGGATGGCAAGATCTCGTTCGATGAGTTCTGCTCTGTGGTCGGCAACACGGACATTCACAAGAAGATGGTAGTCGATGTCTAA
- the LOC6733430 gene encoding uncharacterized protein LOC6733430, whose translation MWGLDTKGGIICSGCLSIAFAITYLALMDDYFWRNGLYEMGMHFSSLQILASLVLIVGAIKQKHKFFVPWMISTGFFLYLMMYLLISLIVQGTGWIFGPLMVVPFSAYLCCALYSVQKAFDRMRKEEPPAYASLSDKKEFINHI comes from the exons ATGTGGGGACTGGACACCAAGGGAGGAATCATCTGCTCGGGCTGCCTGTCCATAGCCTTTGCCATAACCTATCTGGCTTTGATGGACGATTACTTCTGGAGAA ATGGACTCTATGAGATGGGAATGCACTTTTCGTCGCTGCAGATCTTGGCCAGCCTGGTGCTCATCGTTGGAGCCATAAAG CAAAAGCACAAGTTCTTCGTGCCGTGGATGATAAGCACAGGATTCTTTTTATACCTGATGATGTACCTGCTCATTTCACTGATAGTCCAGGGCACAGGGTGGATCTTCGGACCGTTGATGGTGGTTCCGTTCTCAG CCTATCTGTGTTGCGCCTTGTACTCGGTGCAAAAGGCCTTCGACAGGATGCGCAAGGAGGAGCCACCGGCATATGCCAGCTTGTCCGACAAGAAGGAGTTCATCAAtcatatatag
- the LOC6739307 gene encoding uncharacterized protein LOC6739307 isoform X2 has product MWKLDSKEGIICSGAASICLAIAYLIIFANLRGLSYNFGVHIASMQIISSAVLIVGATKERHKLFVPWMITTAMFLYLMGYSSIVLLAMGDWVIVMFFAAPVIGCLGMAFYAVQKAFCRMRKDGMPPKYADMQVKSILVNPI; this is encoded by the exons ATGTGGAAACTGGACTCCAAGGAGGGCATTATTTGCTCCGGGGCAGCATCGATCTGCCTTGCGATCGCCTATCTCATCATATTCGCCAACTTGAGGG GGTTATCCTACAACTTTGGAGTGCACATAGCGTCCATGCAGATCATCAGCAGCGCAGTCCTCATCGTCGGAGCCACCAAG GAGAGGCACAAGCTCTTCGTGCCCTGGATGATCACAACCGCCATGTTCCTCTACTTGATGGGTTACTCATCCATTGTGCTGCTGGCCATGGGCGATTGGGTTATCGTCATGTTTTTCGCAGCGCCAGTGATAG GCTGCCTCGGAATGGCATTCTATGCGGTGCAGAAGGCCTTCTGCAGGATGCGCAAGGATGGGATGCCACCGAAGTATGCCGACATGCAAGTCAAAAGTATTCTGGTGAATCCCATATga
- the LOC6739307 gene encoding uncharacterized protein LOC6739307 isoform X1, translating into MWKLDSKEGIICSGAASICLAIAYLIIFANLRAGLSYNFGVHIASMQIISSAVLIVGATKERHKLFVPWMITTAMFLYLMGYSSIVLLAMGDWVIVMFFAAPVIGCLGMAFYAVQKAFCRMRKDGMPPKYADMQVKSILVNPI; encoded by the exons ATGTGGAAACTGGACTCCAAGGAGGGCATTATTTGCTCCGGGGCAGCATCGATCTGCCTTGCGATCGCCTATCTCATCATATTCGCCAACTTGAGGG CAGGGTTATCCTACAACTTTGGAGTGCACATAGCGTCCATGCAGATCATCAGCAGCGCAGTCCTCATCGTCGGAGCCACCAAG GAGAGGCACAAGCTCTTCGTGCCCTGGATGATCACAACCGCCATGTTCCTCTACTTGATGGGTTACTCATCCATTGTGCTGCTGGCCATGGGCGATTGGGTTATCGTCATGTTTTTCGCAGCGCCAGTGATAG GCTGCCTCGGAATGGCATTCTATGCGGTGCAGAAGGCCTTCTGCAGGATGCGCAAGGATGGGATGCCACCGAAGTATGCCGACATGCAAGTCAAAAGTATTCTGGTGAATCCCATATga
- the LOC27206142 gene encoding glyceraldehyde-3-phosphate dehydrogenase 1 encodes MSKIGINGFGRIGRLVLRAAIDKGASVVAVNDPFIDVNYMVYLFKFDSTHGRFKGTVAAEGGFLVVNGQKITVFSERDPANINWASAGAEYVVESTGVFTTIDKASTHLKGGAKKVIISAPSADAPMFVCGVNLDAYSPDMKVVSNASCTTNCLAPLAKVINDNFEIVEGLMTTVHATTATQKTVDGPSGKLWRDGRGAAQNIIPAATGAAKAVGKVIPALNGKLTGMAFRVPTPNVSVVDLTVRLGKGASYDEIKAKVEEASKGPLKGILGYTDEEVVSTDFLSDTHSSVFDAKAGISLNDKFVKLISWYDNEFGYSNRVIDLIKYMQSKD; translated from the coding sequence ATGTCGAAGATCGGAATTAACGGATTTGGCCGCATCGGCCGCCTGGTGCTCCGCGCCGCCATCGATAAGGGCGCCTCCGTGGTGGCCGTCAACGATCCCTTCATCGATGTCAACTACATGGTGTACCTGTTCAAATTCGACTCGACTCACGGTCGTTTCAAGGGCACCGTTGCGGCTGAGGGCGGATTCCTGGTGGTGAACGGCCAGAAGATCACCGTGTTCAGCGAGCGCGACCCGGCCAACATCAACTGGGCCAGTGCTGGAGCCGAGTATGTGGTGGAGTCCACCGGTGTGTTCACCACCATCGACAAGGCATCCACCCACTTGAAGGGCGGTGCCAAGAAGGTCATCATCTCGGCCCCATCCGCCGATGCGCCCATGTTCGTGTGCGGCGTTAACCTGGACGCCTACAGCCCCGACATGAAGGTGGTCTCCAACGCCTCGTGCACCACCAACTGCCTGGCTCCCCTGGCCAAGGTCATCAATGACAACTTCGAGATCGTCGAGGGTCTGATGACCACCGTGCACgccaccactgccacccaGAAGACCGTCGACGGTCCCTCCGGCAAACTGTGGCGCGATGGACGTGGCGCCGCCCAGAACATCATCCCGGCCGCCACCGGAGCCGCCAAGGCTGTGGGCAAGGTCATCCCGGCCCTGAACGGCAAGCTGACCGGCATGGCTTTCCGCGTGCCCACGCCCAATGTCTCCGTGGTGGATCTTACCGTCCGCCTGGGCAAGGGAGCCAGCTATGACGAAATCAAGGCCAAGGTCGAGGAGGCCTCCAAGGGACCCCTGAAGGGAATCCTGGGCTACACCGACGAGGAGGTGGTCTCCACCGACTTCCTCAGCGACACCCATTCGTCGGTGTTCGACGCCAAGGCTGGCATTTCGCTGAACGACAAGTTCGTCAAGCTAATCTCGTGGTACGACAACGAGTTCGGTTACTCCAACCGCGTCATCgacctgatcaagtatatgCAGAGCAAGGACTAA
- the LOC27206323 gene encoding DNA polymerase zeta catalytic subunit, which produces MAAAAEGIDGVYSVRLVIADFYMEKPQFGMDPCYSELRGKEIKRVPVIRVFGGNSRGQKTCMHVHGVFPYLYIPYDKKDFESLERGILQMAMHLDKAINISLGQGSSNAQHVFKIQLVKGIPFYGYHRVEHQFLKIYMFNPRFVRRAANLLQSGAILSKNFSPHESHVPYILQFMIDYNLYGMSYVHVPLEVLKFRRSHDDDVIPYANVKPAQLLDITTAKKVACSALEVDVSSNFILNRFQLVAKSKSNHTNPGIEAIWNDEKLRRLKLVEKHTDAGDEEKAEAVPVLELPPTQERDQIEVAESDIFYRTALESKLMTLEQSTLSEQTLSDQTILPNVTMQTTLPGTKAQKRMFNLQKLLANAVYPEECSQDQQQLLVNASFIQNHVTCGYSSSVSLSTPKDESDCLDETLVDEELILSLTQPHGAIPHDATLREEDLELLDALQLLEEQNESESHVDLDSSLAPLSQHKKFELTPELLDKKTAAAAALFDEDGDSDEDADQETRHDFSTVLDDVDELLLKLTQSQPAESNELKASSKLPQIDGADDRLQRTPIKSISSKSKSSPPKTPATPKGQKSLPKSPRTPKTSAAKKYAPLALTIGSSSANKSNDEFAGRPSNPRLSLQLDQGTGTGTLRSEISLRKKLAMSEMRRKSLEDSFVLLKNDCTPVRSTRRSTRNLDKTHIICSLTPRDRNPSMSDMFETDDGKQLPQEKKVRKTRWSTRNQVNESLPKAECEIEPHRSERSGLDEMKPRRSARLKVNSAHPAECSSEIETNKPRVTSASLDRPQKKARLSQSSEQNTKTSMNGTLGLEKARKVRSRNSKSPQQQENSVSEQIEDLKSKPKKSDETAKSSDEKLQSELIPQEPPDISSGDPANSREKSTFSPSHDEAIESDTESDKIVTKLRKTPNLKRLRWSIRSDLLNKQLTPRSGIKPHETQTTPQLSPNSNESNTPELMRSFYEHSLIVNSPSVFSDYFLDSPEIHMDSPRSAPPSPDSNSFVIAPLELPPSYDEVVRGSRKMDIPEYEFQQPYYSNPSDVTKVTEVGFLVLHIPGNKLNDCDPFQSVLGNDRGLASWRRRQLIAIGGLAMLQRYRGEQKVREYFSTQQRIAIEPAQLAPTWQEAKIWLKAKELLRQREEPKKSSDDIDSPIKIKRLKITMMLQAEEGDGGSGDEDAGEELDCSLSLTPLSQAKDKCKATPISSKARATGKSRLKRGTKLNFIGSQDEEPPSSQSSEQSVSSSAAQAELERSSFLRQLEGGSQERQHDLSFGLSHATLDNTFGFKVNLENLQQAKADVDCNHLTIITLEVFVSTRGDLQPDPMHDEIRCLFYAIEHSLPDEKLPSKACGYIMVNTVQDLLSEGPFHGIDRDIEMQVVASEAEAFEALLALCGRWDADIFAGYEIEMSSWGYVIDRAKHLCFNIAPLLSRVPTQKVRDFVDEDREQFTDLDVEMKLCGRILLDVWRLMRSEIALTSYTFENVMYHILHKRCPWHTAKSLTEWFGSPCTRWIVMEYYLERVRGTLALLDQLDLLGRTSEMAKLIGIQFYEVLSRGSQFRVESMMLRIAKPKNLVPLSPSVQARAHMRAPEYLALIMEPQSRFYADPLIVLDFQSLYPSMIIAYNYCFSTCLGRVEHLGGSSPFEFGASQLRVSRQMLQKLLEHDLVTVSPCGVVFVKREVREGILPRMLTEILDTRQMVKQSMKLHKDSTALQRILHSRQLGLKLMANVTYGYTAANFSGRMPSVEVGDSVVSKGRETLERAIKLVENNEEWKVRVVYGDTDSMFVLVPGRNRAEAFRIGEEIAKAVTEMNPQPVKLKLEKVYQPCMLQTKKRYVGYMYETADQEQPVYEAKGIETVRRDGCPAVAKMLEKVLRILFETQDVSKIKAYVCRQFTKLLSGKANLQDLIFAKEFRGLNGYKPTACVPALELTRKWMQKDPRHVPRRGERVPFIIVNGPPGMQLIRLVRSPHDILANEGHKINAIYYITKAIIPPLNRCLLLIGANVHDWFASLPRKLLMTPAVGTANELAGARGAKSTISQYFSTTSCVIDCGRQTKAGICPDCLKNATKCVVVLSDKSARLERGFQLTRQICQACCGRLGSLQCDSLDCPVLYVLEGKRRELQQIEHWNKLLELHF; this is translated from the exons ATGGCAGCCGCAGCAGAGGGAATCGATGGAGTCTACTCCGTCCGGCTGGTCATTGCGGATTTCTATATGGAGAAGCCTCAGTTCGGCATGGATCCGTGCTATTCGGAACTGCGCGGCAAAGAAATCAAGCGG GTGCCAGTGATTCGAGTGTTTGGCGGCAACTCCAGGGGCCAGAAGACCTGCATGCATGTGCACGGAGTGTTCCCCTATCTATACATTCCGTATGACAAGAAGGATTTTGAGTCCCTGGAGCGGGGCATCCTGCAGATGGCCATGCACCTGGACAAGGCCATCAACATATCCCTGGGCCAAGGCAGCTCCAACGCCCAGCATGTGTTCAAAATTCAGCTGGTCAAGGGCAT ACCCTTCTATGGCTACCATCGCGTGGAACATCAGTTTCTCAAAATCTACATGTTCAATCCCCGGTTCGTACGCCGCGCCGCCAACCTTCTGCAAAGCGGCGCCATTCTGAGCAAGAATTTCAGTCCGCACGAGTCGCATGTGCCCTACATCCTGCAGTTTATGATCGACTACAACCTGTACGGGATGAGCTATGTGCATGTCCCGCTGGAGGTTCTCAAGTTCCGGCGCAGCCATGACGATGACG TAATCCCCTATGCGAATGTCAAGCCAGCGCAGCTGCTGGACATCACAACCGCGAAGAAAGTGGCCTGTAGTGCCTTAGAGGTGGATGTCAGCTCGAACTTCATACTGAATCGGTTCCAGCTGGTGGCGAAGAGCAAGAGCAACCACACTAACCCGGGCATCGAAGCAATCTGGAATGATGAGAAACTGCGCCGACTAAAACTTGTCGAGAAGCACACCGATGCTGGCGATGAGGAGAAGGCTGAAGCG GTGCCAGTATTGGAATTACCGCCAACACAGGAGCGGGATCAAATTGAAGTCGCCGAGAGCGATATCTTCTACCGCACCGCTCTGGAGAGCAAGCTGATGACACTGGAGCAGTCCACACTGTCCGAGCAAACGTTGTCGGATCAGACAATCCTTCCCAATGTAACCATGCAGACCACCTTGCCCGGCACAAAGGCGCAGAAACGCATGTTTAACTTGCAAAAACTTCTAGCCAACGCCGTTTATCCGGAGGAATGCTCacaggatcagcagcagctgctggttAATGCTTCCTTCATACAAAACCATGTTACCTGCGGCTACAGCAGCAGTGTCAGCCTGTCAACCCCCAAGGATGAGTCCGATTGCTTGGACGAAACTCTAGTGGATGAGGAACTAATACTGAGCCTCACACAGCCTCATGGTGCGATACCCCATGATGCCACCT TGAGGGAGGAGGATTTGGAACTTTTGGACGCGTTGCAGCTGTTGGAGGAGCAGAATGAAAGTGAATCCCATGTGGATTTAGACAGTTCATTGGCTCCATTGTCGCAACATAAAAAGT TCGAACTAACACCCGAGCTGTTGGATAAGAAgaccgcagctgctgctgctcttttcGACGAAGATGGTGACTCCGACGAGGATGCCGACCAAGAAACCCGACATGACTTCTCCACAGTTCTCGACGATGTCGATGAGTTGTTGCTTAAGCTAACACAAAGTCAGCCAGCGGAATCGAATGAACTGAAAGCATCTAGTAAACTGCCCCAAATTGATGGTGCTGATGATCGCCTACAGAGGACCCCCATTAAATCGATCAGCTCTAAGTCAAAGTCAAGTCCTCCGAAGACTCCAGCAACGCCAAAAGGTCAGAAAAGCCTGCCCAAATCGCCACGTACTCCGAAAACCAGTGCAGCCAAGAAATATGCGCCGCTGGCTTTGACTATTGGAAGCAGTTCAGCAAATA AAAGCAACGATGAATTCGCAGGGAGACCATCTAATCCACGCCTCAGTTTGCAGCTAGACCAAGGAACCGGTACGGGAACACTTCG GTCAGAAATCTCTTTGCGCAAGAAACTAGCCATGTCCGAGATGCGACGGAAAAGTCTTGAGGACAGCTTTGTGCTATTAAAGAACGA TTGTACTCCAGTTAGGAGTACCAGACGATCAACTCGCAATCTGGACAAAACACACATTATCTGTTCCCTTACGCCGAGGGACAGAAATCCTAGCATGAGCGACATGTTCGAAACAGACGACGGCAAGCAATTACCACAAGAGAAAAAGGTAAGAAAGACGCGATGGAGCACTCGGAATCAAGTCAATGAAAGTCTACCCAAGGCTGAATGTGAGATAGAGCCTCACAGGTCTGAAAGAAGTGGCTTGGATGAGATGAAACCGCGTCGCAGTGCCCGCCTTAAGGTTAATTCGGCACATCCCGCCGAGTGTTCCAGCGAAATAGAAACAAATAAGCCACGAGTTACGTCTGCAAGTCTGGATAGACCTCAAAAGAAAGCCAGACTATCCCAAAGTTCCGAACAAAATACTAAAACCAGCATGAATGGAACTCTTGGCTTggaaaaagcaagaaaagtTCGTTCGCGTAACTCAAAGAGTCCGCAGCAGCAAGAAAACTCTGTTTCTGAACAGATCGAAGATCTCAAAAGTAAACCCAAAAAGTCTGATGAAACTGCAAAAAGCAGTGACGAAAAGTTACAAAGTGAGCTAATCCCACAGGAACCACCTGATATTTCGTCCGGAGATCCAGCAAACTCCAGGGAAAAGAGCACATTTAGTCCAAGCCATGATGAGGCTATCGAATCCGACACGGAAAGCGATAAAATAGTTACCAAACTTCGTAAAACACCCAACTTGAAACGCCTTCGATGGAGCATTCGGTCGGACTTgctaaacaaacaattaactCCCAGATCAGGCATAAAACCCCATGAGACTCAGACCACTCCTCAGCTGAGTCCCAACAGCAATGAGAGCAACACACCGGAGCTGATGCGAAGTTTCTATGAGCATTCGCTGATTGTGAACAGTCCGTCGGTCTTCAGTGACTACTTCTTAGATAGCCCCGAGATACATATGGACTCTCCTAGGtctgctcctccttctcccGATAGCAACTCGTTCGTGATTGCTCCCTTGGAGCTGCCTCCATCCTACGATGAGGTGGTTAGAGGTAGCCGCAAAATGGATATACCCGAGTACGAGTTCCAACAGCCCTACTACAGCAATCCCTCCGATGTGACCAAGGTGACGGAGGTGGGCTTCCTGGTGCTCCACATTCCGGGGAACAAGCTGAATGACTGTGATCCCTTCCAGAGCGTACTGGGCAACGATCGTGGGCTGGCCTCCTGGCGGCGTCGGCAACTGATAGCCATTGGTGGCCTGGCAATGTTGCAGCGATATCGGGGAGAACAAAAAGTACGGGAGTACTTCAGCACGCAACAAAGAATAGCAATCGAGCCAGCACAACTAGCACCCACGTGGCAGGAGGCCAAGATCTGGTTGAAAGCCAAGGAACTCCTTCGTCAACGGGAGGAACCAAAAAAGTCATCCGATGACATAGACAGCCCCATCAAGATCAAGCGGCTGAAGATCACAATGATGCTGCAGGCTGAGGAAGGCGATGGCGGGAGTGGTGATGAAGATGCTGGTGAGGAACTCGACTGCAGTCTAAGCCTAACGCCCTTGTCCCAAGCTAAGGATAAATGCAAGGCAACCCCTATCAGTAGCAAAGCCAGAGCAACAGGAAAGAGTCGCCTTAAACGCGGAACTAAGCTCAACTTCATAGGAAGCCAGGACGAGGAACCTCCAAGCTCGCAGTCCAGCGAACAGAGCGTCTCCAGTAGCGCGGCCCAGGCGGAGCTAGAGCGTAGTTCCTTTCTGCGCCAGTTAGAGGGCGGTAGCCAGGAGAGGCAGCACGACCTCAGCTTTGGACTTAGCCACGCCACCTTGGACAACACGTTCGGGTTCAAGGTTAATTTGGAGAATCTGCAGCAGGCCAAAGCCGACGTTGATTGCAACCACCTGACAATCATAACGTTAGAGGTGTTTGTGTCCACGCGAGGTGATCTCCAACCAGATCCCATGCACGACGAGATTCGCTGTTTGTTTTATGCTATCGAACACAGTTTGCCGGATGAGAAGCTGCCTAGCAAAGCCTGCGGCTATATAATGGTGAACACTGTCCAGGATTTGCTGAGCGAAGGACCTTTTCATGGTATAGATCGCGACATTGAGATGCAAGTAGTGGCCAGTGAGGCGGAGGCATTTGAGGCGTTGTTGGCTTTGTGTGGACGGTGGGATGCGGACATATTTGCAGGATACGAAATCGAGATGTCCTCTTGGGGCTATGTGATTGATCGCGCCAAGCATCTGTGCTTTAACATCGCTCCTCTGCTGTCCCGAGTGCCCACACAGAAGGTCCGGGACTTTGTGGACGAGGATCGGGAGCAGTTCACCGATTTGGATGTGGAAATGAAGCTCTGCGGCCGCATTCTGCTGGACGTATGGCGTCTGATGCGCTCCGAGATTGCATTGACGTCGTACACCTTTGAAAACGTGATGTACCACATCTTGCATAAGAGGTGTCCCTGGCACACTGCCAAATCCCTCACCGAATGGTTCGGCTCGCCCTGCACACGCTGGATAGTAATGGAATATTACTTGGAGCGAGTGCGTGGCACCTTGGCTCTCCTGGATCAGCTGGACTTGCTGGGACGGACCAGCGAAATGGCCAAGCTCATTGGCATTCAGTTCTACGAGGTGCTGTCGCGCGGCTCGCAGTTTCGCGTGGAAAGCatgatgctgag AATCGCCAAGCCAAAGAACCTGGTGCCACTTTCACCGAGCGTCCAGGCTCGCGCTCATATGAGAGCCCCCGAGTACTTGGCGCTAATAATGGAGCCGCAGTCACGATTCTATGCCGATCCCCTAATCGTGCTTGACTTTCAGAGCTTGTATCCCAGCATGATCATCGCCTACAACTACTGCTTCTCCACGTGCTTGGGTAGAGTAGAGCACCTGGGCGGAAGTTCGCCTTTTGAATTTGGCGCGTCGCAACTTCGAGTTTCGCGGCAGATGCTGCAGAAGCTGCTGGAGCACGATCTAGTTACCGTTTCGCCATGCGGCGTTGTGTTTGTGAAGCGTGAAGTGCGCGAGGGCATCCTGCCGCGCATGCTCACCGAGATCTTGGACACGCGCCAAATGGTCAAGCAATCGATGAAGCTCCATAAGGACAGCACTGCACTTCAGCGGATCCTTCACTCACGACAGCTGGGCCTTAAGCTGATGGCCAATGTCACCTATGGTTACACCGCCGCTAACTTCAGTGGCCGAATGCCTTCGGTGGAAGTGGGAGATTCTGTAGTTTCTAAAGGACGGGAGACCCTGGAGCGTGCTATCAAACTAGTGGAGAACAACGAGGAGTGGAAGGTGCGTGTCGTCTATGGCGATACGGACTCCATGTTCGTTCTTGTGCCGGGTCGAAATCGAGCTGAAGCTTTTCGAATCGGCGAGGAGATCGCCAAGGCCGTCACCGAAATGAATCCACAGCCAGTGAAGCTAAAACTGGAGAAGGTCTACCAACCTTGCATGCTGCAGACCAAGAAGCGATACGTGGGTTACATGTACGAGACAGCCGATCAGGAGCAGCCCGTTTACGAGGCGAAGGGCATAGAAACTGTGCGTCGAGATGGTTGTCCGGCGGTGGCCAAGATGCTGGAAAAGGTGCTGCGCATATTGTTCGAGACGCAAGACGTCAGCAAGATCAAGGCGTACGTGTGCCGGCAGTTCACCAAGCTGCTGTCGGGCAAGGCCAACCTGCAGGACCTGATTTTCGCCAAGGAGTTCAGGGGTCTCAATGGCTACAAGCCCACGGCTTGTGTACCAGCACTGGAGCTCACGCG TAAATGGATGCAAAAAGACCCACGACATGTGCCGCGTCGTGGTGAACGCGTGCCCTTCATAATAGTCAACGGCCCGCCGGGCATGCAGCTTATCCGTCTGGTGCGCAGTCCGCACGACATCCTGGCCAACGAGGGTCACAAGATAAACGCCATCTACTACATCACCAAGGCGATTATTCCGCCGCTGAATCGCTGCCTGCTGCTCATAGGCGCCAATGTGCACGACTGGTTTGCCAGTCTGCCGAGGAAGTTGCTCATGACGCCGGCTGTTGGAACCGCCAACGAATTGGCGGGTGCACGAGGTGCCAAGTCCACCATTTCCCAGTATTTCTCTACCACCAGCTGCGTGATCGACTGTGGCCGCCAAACCAAGGCGGGCATATGTCCAGACTGCCTGAAAAACGCCACCAAGTGCGTAGTTGTGCTCTCAGATAAGTCGGCGCGTCTGGAGAGGGGTTTCCAACTAACCCGGCAGATCTGCCAGGCTTGTTGCGGACGACTGGGTAGCCTCCAGTGTGATTCCCTCGACTGCCCAGTGCTGTATGTCTTAGAGGGAAAGCGAAGGGAACTCCAGCAAATCGAGCACTGGAACAAACTCCTTGAACTCCACTTCTAA